GCCGCAGACGCCCGCGAGTGTAGTCGCCGGGCTGGTTCGCCCACTGCTGCTGATCCTTGCATTGCCGTGGTAACGCGGAAGATAGATGCACATCGAGGTTCCGCGACCGACCTCGGAATCGATGCGCACCTGTCCGCCGGATTGCTTGGCGAATCCGTAGATCATCGAAAGCCCCAGCCCGGTGCCCTCGCCGATCGGTTTGGTGGTGAAGAACGGATCGAACGCCTTGGCGATCACGCTGGGTGTCATGCCGGTCCCGGTGTCGGTCACCGACAGCGACAGATACTCGCCGACGGGCAGGTCGTAGGCCTGGGCCATCTCCGGGCCAAGCCTGCGGTTGGCTGTCTCGATGGTGATCCGCCCGCCGTCGGGCATCGCATCGCGCGAGTTGATGCAGAGATTGAGAATCGCGTTTTCCAGCTGGCTGGCATCCACCGACGCCGGCCAGAGGTCGGGTGCGCTGATGGTTTCGAGCAGGATGCTCGGCCCCACCGTACGCTGGATCAGCTCGGTCATACCCTCCATCAGCATGTTGACGTCGACCGGCCGTGGGTCGAGGGTTTGACGACGGGAGAAGGCGAGCAGCCGATGGGTCAGCGCCGCGGCACGCCTGGCGGCGCCCTGCGCGGCCGACATGTACTTGTCGATATCGTCCAGCCGTCGCTGAGAAACCCTCAAGTTCATCAATTCCAGCGCGCCACTGATGCCGGCCAGCAGGTTGTTGAAGTCATGAGCGAGGCCGCCGGTCAGCTGGCCGACCGCTTCCATCTTCTGCGACTGACGCAATTTCTCCTCGGCCTGGATCAGCTCCGCCGTCCGCTCGGCCACACGCTGCTCCAGCGTGTCGTTGAGTGCGCGCAGTGCAGCGGTGGCGCGATCCCGCTCCGCCTCGATGGAGCGTCGATCTTCGACGTCGATCAGCACGCCGGGAAAGCTCAAGGGCGTGCCGTCCTCCGCATGATCGACGCGCCCGTTGGCCTCTATCCAGTAGAACCTGCCATCGGTCCTTCGCACGCGGTATTGGTGCGCATAGGCACCGCCGCGAGCAATGACTTCTTCGATTGCGGCGGTCAGCCCGTCCCTGTCCTCGGGATGCACGGTTGCGATGATCTGCTCGAGGCTGAGCCCATCACGATCGAGAGTGGGGTCGAGGCCGAAGGCGTTCGCGAAGCCTTCATCCACTGTGAAACGGTCGGCCGGCAGATGCCAGTTCCAGGTACCGATGATCGCGCCTGCCTCGAGGGCCAGCTGGACGCGCTGCACACTCTCCCGTGCGAGGGCTTCGCTGACGCGCAGGCGTTCTTCGGCATTTCTGCGCTCGGTGACGTCGTTGAAGAGAATGGCAATTCGCCGCTCAGACGGATCGCCGACGCGGACGGCGCGAACTTCGAACCAACGCTCGAACGCCTCGGCGTAGTTCTCGAAGCTGGCAGGTTCGCCGGTCTTGGCGACGTGACCATAGGCCTCGAACCAGAACTGCTCCAGGTCCGGCGCGAACTCGGTGACCCATTTGCCGCGCAGGTCCACCCCGGCCTGACGCTCGAATGCCGGGTTGGCCTCGAGGAAGCAGTAGTCCACGGGATTGTCGTCGGCATCGAATTTGACCTGAACGATCGCGAAGGCCGCCTCGATGGTCTCCAGGATGGTGCTGAAGCGCTCCTCGCTCTGG
This DNA window, taken from Pseudomonas sp. FeN3W, encodes the following:
- a CDS encoding PAS domain S-box protein, coding for MEIALENLTREELVAEVARLRTVLDLAEIDPDTAISQIQPAREQHRQRPTPAQSGASKELPETLQASLLALAGSEARQRAIFESVVDFAIILTDTAGIITDWNAGAEKVMGWTAEEMRGQSAERFFTPADRACDWFSEEMQTALREGRALDERWHLRKDGQQFWAAGELSPIHDEEGTHLGFMKILRDRTSEHLAGLAMEDTQVRYRLAAKATNDAVWDWDLLNNHVLWNDALEQAYGHPLATVESTGEWWLAHIHPDDRARIHRSIHAVIDGSEVTWTDEYRFRRLDGSYADILDRGHVIRNVQGQAVRMIGAMLDLTRIRAAEAALRQSEERFSTILETIEAAFAIVQVKFDADDNPVDYCFLEANPAFERQAGVDLRGKWVTEFAPDLEQFWFEAYGHVAKTGEPASFENYAEAFERWFEVRAVRVGDPSERRIAILFNDVTERRNAEERLRVSEALARESVQRVQLALEAGAIIGTWNWHLPADRFTVDEGFANAFGLDPTLDRDGLSLEQIIATVHPEDRDGLTAAIEEVIARGGAYAHQYRVRRTDGRFYWIEANGRVDHAEDGTPLSFPGVLIDVEDRRSIEAERDRATAALRALNDTLEQRVAERTAELIQAEEKLRQSQKMEAVGQLTGGLAHDFNNLLAGISGALELMNLRVSQRRLDDIDKYMSAAQGAARRAAALTHRLLAFSRRQTLDPRPVDVNMLMEGMTELIQRTVGPSILLETISAPDLWPASVDASQLENAILNLCINSRDAMPDGGRITIETANRRLGPEMAQAYDLPVGEYLSLSVTDTGTGMTPSVIAKAFDPFFTTKPIGEGTGLGLSMIYGFAKQSGGQVRIDSEVGRGTSMCIYLPRYHGNARISSSGRTSPATTLAGVCGTILIVDDEPTVRLLLMDVLGDLGYTLIEASDSVAGLKLLQSDVSIDLLITDVGLPGGMNGRQMADAGRQVRPGLKTLFITGYAESAALGNSSLGPGMQVLTKPFAIDVLAARVLEMMKG